One window of the Candidatus Jettenia sp. genome contains the following:
- a CDS encoding polysaccharide biosynthesis tyrosine autokinase has product MNSNSSKSTPRDYLRILFRHKIVIIITLIAIMATTYIGLELKTPVYEAHVKMLISAQKQIDSPYYKDLSSAYRDTKIALTQAEIVTSTHVLERAVKALKLQERPFDYEKNFYSPLKAQLTDLKTKWLANLKTIWPVNSEPKESEPQKESETQQEPQDMVSEQEQEQEQKREQEYRLWVATENLRRAINVEPIRDTDLFTITVNDFSPDEAAMIANAVSRSYIICDLEQQLAELQLQYEDKHQLVLQLKDNIDKMNDNLSGVSLSYIESIGPATIKIIEQAKKPFVPIGINKHLTLTLASFMGIFLGIMFAFGLDYVDHTFKSSQDVELFLNLPFLGSIPKGRLNGKTLIKDINQINPYTQFYKHLADQIYFSMKNKKLKSIMITAASPLEGSTGITANLCHYLSKKAGRKAIIIDTNLKSPAIHKIFNIPENPGLSNVLEGEISFEEAVHNLGHNLSVLPAGKTSLDSTLLLDSTSMINVIKAAKEKYEFVFVDYADLKDFQDAYVLSSYLDGVVLVVNEGKTRRHAVKTLIAPFEEGKSNMIGVILNNRTFVIPKIIYKRI; this is encoded by the coding sequence ATGAATTCAAACTCTTCTAAAAGTACTCCACGAGATTATCTGAGAATTTTATTCAGACACAAGATCGTTATTATCATTACACTCATTGCTATCATGGCGACTACGTATATCGGGCTTGAACTCAAAACCCCGGTTTACGAGGCGCATGTTAAGATGCTCATTTCCGCACAGAAGCAAATAGATTCACCTTATTACAAGGATTTGAGTAGCGCTTATAGGGATACCAAAATAGCGCTCACTCAAGCTGAGATTGTAACTTCTACTCATGTATTAGAACGTGCCGTCAAGGCGCTTAAACTCCAGGAGCGTCCATTCGACTATGAAAAGAATTTCTATTCTCCGCTAAAAGCACAGTTAACAGATCTTAAAACTAAATGGCTGGCAAATCTAAAAACGATATGGCCTGTAAATTCAGAACCTAAAGAATCAGAACCCCAAAAAGAATCAGAAACACAGCAAGAACCACAGGATATGGTATCTGAACAAGAACAGGAACAGGAGCAGAAACGAGAGCAAGAATATCGTTTATGGGTAGCAACAGAAAATCTAAGAAGAGCTATAAATGTTGAGCCTATAAGAGACACTGATTTATTTACAATAACCGTCAATGACTTTAGTCCGGACGAAGCGGCTATGATTGCCAACGCGGTAAGTCGTTCGTATATTATTTGCGATCTTGAACAGCAACTTGCAGAACTTCAACTCCAGTATGAAGACAAACATCAGCTTGTATTACAATTGAAGGACAATATCGACAAGATGAATGATAATCTTAGCGGTGTGTCACTTTCCTACATTGAATCAATTGGTCCGGCGACAATCAAGATCATTGAGCAAGCGAAAAAACCGTTTGTACCAATAGGAATTAATAAACATCTTACTCTTACTCTGGCATCCTTTATGGGCATATTTTTAGGTATTATGTTTGCCTTTGGACTGGACTATGTTGACCATACATTTAAGTCATCGCAAGATGTGGAGTTATTTCTCAACTTGCCATTTTTAGGATCAATCCCGAAGGGAAGGTTAAATGGAAAGACATTAATTAAGGATATAAATCAGATAAATCCTTATACCCAGTTCTATAAACATCTTGCAGACCAAATATATTTCTCAATGAAAAATAAAAAATTAAAATCCATTATGATAACTGCTGCTTCACCCTTAGAAGGATCTACAGGCATTACTGCCAATCTTTGCCATTATTTATCAAAAAAAGCAGGTCGTAAGGCAATTATTATCGATACTAATTTAAAATCCCCGGCAATACACAAAATCTTTAATATCCCGGAAAATCCCGGTCTTTCGAATGTACTGGAAGGCGAAATTTCATTTGAAGAAGCGGTTCATAACTTAGGTCATAATTTATCCGTATTGCCTGCTGGTAAAACCTCCCTCGACTCGACATTACTTTTAGATTCTACTTCTATGATTAATGTAATCAAGGCTGCAAAAGAAAAGTACGAATTCGTCTTTGTTGACTACGCAGACTTAAAAGATTTTCAGGATGCTTACGTACTTTCCTCATATTTAGACGGAGTTGTTCTTGTTGTAAATGAGGGTAAAACCCGGCGCCATGCTGTGAAGACGTTAATTGCTCCCTTCGAGGAAGGGAAATCCAATATGATTGGTGTTATCTTGAACAATCGTACATTTGTGATTCCAAAAATAATTTATAAGAGGATTTAA